From the Salinimicrobium tongyeongense genome, one window contains:
- a CDS encoding GreA/GreB family elongation factor, with amino-acid sequence MSRGFVKEEDQEEAPFIPPRASLPTGVTNYVTPTGHKQLLDEREMLENDRKNLDISSEKERRHAIAVLDGKLNLLNERLASARILQSKDQPENEVRFGATVTFKGLSGPLKAKEQVFSIVGVDEADIKQRKIAFLAPLARALTGKKVGETARVQMGGAMQELEIINIRYE; translated from the coding sequence ATGAGCCGCGGATTTGTAAAAGAAGAAGACCAGGAAGAAGCACCATTTATACCGCCACGGGCGTCTTTGCCTACAGGAGTGACCAATTATGTGACCCCAACCGGCCACAAACAGCTTTTGGACGAGCGGGAAATGCTTGAAAATGACAGGAAAAACCTGGATATAAGCAGCGAGAAAGAGCGACGCCACGCCATCGCGGTACTTGATGGTAAATTAAACCTGCTGAACGAGCGGCTTGCTTCGGCCAGGATCCTGCAGTCTAAAGATCAACCTGAAAACGAGGTGAGGTTTGGTGCAACAGTTACTTTTAAAGGGCTCTCTGGGCCGCTAAAGGCCAAAGAACAGGTCTTTAGCATTGTGGGAGTAGATGAAGCCGATATCAAACAGCGAAAAATAGCATTTTTGGCACCTCTTGCACGAGCGCTTACAGGGAAAAAAGTAGGGGAGACGGCCCGGGTACAAATGGGCGGCGCCATGCAGGAGCTTGAGATCATAAACATCAGGTACGAGTAA
- a CDS encoding FKBP-type peptidyl-prolyl cis-trans isomerase, producing MSQVKANDTVRVHYTGKLTDGQVFDSSLEREPIEFTMGQGQLIPGFEKGLLYMKVNEKKTIEIPSEEAYGAPREELIQEVDKSQLPDEIKPEPGMGLVSKSPDGREMNLVVKEVKENSIVVDGNHPLAGKDLIFDLEVVEIK from the coding sequence ATGAGTCAGGTTAAAGCAAATGACACTGTAAGAGTACACTACACCGGAAAACTTACCGATGGCCAGGTTTTCGACAGTTCTTTGGAAAGAGAACCAATCGAATTCACTATGGGACAGGGGCAGTTAATTCCCGGGTTTGAAAAAGGTTTGCTCTATATGAAAGTGAATGAAAAGAAAACTATTGAAATTCCTTCTGAAGAAGCCTATGGCGCCCCAAGGGAAGAATTGATACAGGAAGTTGACAAAAGCCAGTTGCCCGACGAAATTAAGCCGGAACCGGGAATGGGCCTTGTGTCTAAAAGCCCCGACGGTCGTGAAATGAACCTTGTGGTAAAAGAAGTAAAAGAGAACTCTATTGTTGTTGATGGTAATCATCCATTAGCAGGAAAAGATCTCATCTTTGATCTTGAAGTAGTAGAGATCAAATAG
- a CDS encoding DUF4402 domain-containing protein has product MSGKSLFLFISFSLLLIPFSKVAAQENPPIPVTVEVRNAQGLNFGAFIVGNAGGNVILTPNGDRSGDTSVHLLNLGSTPHYAIFDIYANPGTLLQIQPVSDIILDGPSGSRVTLSIDPFFDISTGQTFITTSNPHEVFVGGKLYIPSGDAGPAGNYNGTFSLTFIHE; this is encoded by the coding sequence ATGTCGGGAAAAAGCCTCTTTCTATTTATCAGCTTCAGCCTCCTATTGATCCCTTTTTCAAAAGTGGCAGCCCAGGAGAACCCGCCTATTCCCGTAACTGTAGAGGTTAGAAATGCGCAGGGCCTTAATTTTGGAGCTTTTATAGTAGGAAATGCAGGAGGAAATGTCATTCTCACTCCAAATGGAGACCGCTCGGGAGATACCAGTGTGCATCTGCTCAATTTGGGAAGCACCCCTCATTATGCCATTTTTGACATCTATGCCAACCCGGGGACCCTTTTGCAAATTCAGCCGGTGAGTGATATTATCCTTGACGGCCCTTCGGGGAGCAGGGTGACCCTGAGCATTGATCCGTTTTTTGACATCAGCACCGGCCAGACCTTTATTACAACCAGCAATCCTCATGAAGTTTTTGTGGGCGGCAAATTATACATTCCCAGCGGAGACGCCGGCCCTGCAGGTAACTATAACGGCACTTTCTCCCTAACCTTTATTCACGAATAG
- a CDS encoding CPBP family intramembrane glutamic endopeptidase — protein MSPKIIYNSTTYMVVEFILFYVFFPFLATAFLDGWYKIIPLVLIALLFLFLLLKDPAFDRQVLTRFNRKYLGRSIGRMIVITILLVWFTFWIFPDLFFMYPVENLQSYLVTFFLYPLASVFPQEIIYRVYFFHRYHEVVPEKYLLMLSNAIVFGLAHFIYANWVAPIATFLAGWIFIYNYYQTRSLLNVSLEHYLYGLIMFTIGFGYFFQ, from the coding sequence ATGAGCCCAAAGATCATATATAATTCTACAACCTACATGGTAGTGGAATTCATTCTTTTTTACGTCTTTTTTCCTTTTTTGGCCACCGCCTTTCTAGACGGCTGGTACAAGATCATTCCCCTGGTGCTCATCGCACTACTTTTCCTTTTTCTGCTGCTAAAAGACCCTGCCTTTGACCGGCAGGTGCTCACAAGGTTTAACAGGAAATACCTTGGCAGGAGTATAGGCCGAATGATCGTAATTACCATCCTGCTCGTGTGGTTCACCTTCTGGATATTCCCCGATCTGTTTTTTATGTATCCTGTAGAGAATTTGCAAAGTTATTTGGTCACTTTCTTTTTGTACCCGCTGGCTTCCGTTTTTCCGCAGGAGATTATTTACAGGGTGTATTTTTTTCACAGGTATCATGAGGTAGTCCCCGAAAAATATCTTTTAATGCTGAGTAACGCCATCGTATTTGGCCTGGCACATTTTATCTACGCCAACTGGGTAGCGCCAATCGCCACTTTCCTGGCCGGCTGGATCTTTATTTACAATTATTACCAAACAAGGAGCCTGCTCAATGTGAGCCTGGAGCATTATTTGTATGGCCTCATTATGTTTACCATAGGTTTTGGCTACTTTTTTCAGTGA
- a CDS encoding 4Fe-4S dicluster domain-containing protein, producing the protein MAIIITDECINCGACEPECPNTAIYEGADDWRYADGTDLNGDVVLPSGKAANANEANEPLSDEIYYIVPDKCTECVGFHDEPQCAAVCPVDCCVPDPANEESQEQLTAKQKFMHHD; encoded by the coding sequence ATGGCAATTATTATAACCGACGAATGCATTAACTGCGGCGCTTGTGAACCTGAATGTCCAAACACGGCTATTTATGAAGGAGCAGATGACTGGAGGTATGCAGACGGAACAGATCTTAACGGCGACGTGGTATTACCCAGCGGTAAGGCAGCAAACGCCAACGAAGCAAATGAACCGCTTAGCGATGAGATATATTATATAGTACCCGATAAATGTACCGAATGTGTTGGTTTTCACGATGAACCCCAGTGCGCGGCTGTGTGCCCGGTAGATTGTTGTGTACCCGATCCTGCCAATGAAGAATCACAGGAGCAGCTTACGGCAAAGCAAAAATTTATGCACCACGATTAA
- a CDS encoding 3D domain-containing protein, translating into MPVTMIIAFTGCEETDGEKLDFEDWQKITVTASAYNSSKHQGEGNPLITAWGDTLNPEVQSIAVSRDLLKKGLTYQTPVKIEGFEGVFIVNDKMHPRWKNKIDIYMGANKEKALKWGRRKVEIAFPAKIEPGG; encoded by the coding sequence ATGCCTGTGACCATGATAATTGCGTTTACAGGTTGTGAAGAAACAGATGGTGAAAAGCTGGATTTTGAAGACTGGCAAAAGATTACGGTAACCGCTTCGGCCTACAATTCGTCAAAGCACCAGGGGGAAGGTAACCCTTTGATTACTGCCTGGGGCGACACTTTAAACCCTGAAGTACAATCTATAGCCGTGTCGCGAGACCTTTTAAAAAAAGGACTTACCTACCAGACACCTGTGAAAATTGAAGGCTTTGAAGGAGTGTTTATAGTGAACGACAAAATGCACCCAAGATGGAAGAACAAGATCGATATCTATATGGGAGCCAACAAAGAGAAAGCCCTAAAATGGGGTAGAAGAAAAGTAGAAATAGCTTTTCCCGCCAAAATTGAGCCGGGAGGATAA
- a CDS encoding phosphatase PAP2 family protein produces MYAYIVATTLAAIFFFFKLRNKKFILQLLGVLILSALANLALKEAFNRARPTIDHLVVVETLSYPSGHAMSAMAFYGFLTYLVFQIKMSRLLRTFLTLVFISLIFLIGLSRIYLGVHFPSDVIGGFAAGLIWIAFCIILFNIIDLLRQKKMRKNQAEEEENLETG; encoded by the coding sequence GTGTATGCGTACATCGTAGCCACTACTCTTGCCGCGATTTTCTTCTTTTTTAAACTCCGCAACAAGAAATTCATCCTGCAACTGCTGGGGGTATTAATTCTTTCGGCCCTGGCCAACCTCGCCCTTAAAGAAGCTTTTAACCGTGCCCGCCCAACCATAGATCATTTGGTGGTGGTAGAAACCTTAAGCTATCCCAGCGGCCACGCCATGAGTGCCATGGCCTTTTACGGGTTTCTTACCTACCTGGTGTTCCAGATTAAGATGAGCAGGTTGTTGCGCACTTTTTTGACCCTTGTTTTCATATCCCTCATTTTCCTCATTGGCTTAAGCCGGATTTACCTGGGGGTTCACTTCCCTTCCGATGTGATTGGAGGCTTTGCTGCCGGACTTATCTGGATAGCTTTCTGTATCATTTTGTTCAATATTATAGACCTCCTGCGCCAAAAAAAGATGAGGAAGAACCAAGCTGAAGAGGAAGAAAACCTGGAAACCGGTTGA
- a CDS encoding SMP-30/gluconolactonase/LRE family protein: MKPVLILLIFFGSVSYAQQKEPDFKLEGFSHPESVVYDEQRQEYYVSNIGDKQEGDGFISKVSKNGKKTDHSWITGLNDPKGLLIAGNHLYVSDVNRLVKMDMESGKIISEIPVQGSKSLNDLTKDEAGNIYFSDLAKSSIYVLKPSGEIEEWLNSDQLENPNGLLMTRDYLLVAAWGKEEPGHFLQVDRQTKEIGQISKGIGNLDGLQQIEEGEYYISDWASGKIYKISLEGTLEEVLTTAKSSGDIYYDNKDQKLYVPMNRQNEVWIYTLK; the protein is encoded by the coding sequence ATGAAACCAGTATTAATTCTTTTAATTTTCTTCGGAAGCGTCTCCTATGCCCAACAAAAAGAACCCGATTTTAAACTTGAGGGCTTCAGTCACCCCGAATCTGTGGTCTATGATGAGCAAAGGCAGGAATATTATGTTTCCAACATTGGCGACAAACAGGAAGGAGATGGTTTTATCTCGAAGGTATCCAAAAATGGCAAAAAAACAGACCATTCTTGGATTACCGGGCTAAACGATCCAAAAGGGCTCCTCATTGCGGGTAACCACCTATATGTTAGCGATGTGAACCGGCTGGTGAAAATGGATATGGAAAGCGGAAAAATTATTTCTGAAATTCCTGTACAAGGTTCAAAATCCCTGAACGACCTTACAAAAGACGAAGCCGGAAACATATATTTTTCAGACCTGGCCAAAAGCAGCATCTATGTTCTGAAACCTTCGGGAGAAATTGAAGAATGGCTGAACAGCGACCAACTTGAAAATCCTAACGGGCTTTTAATGACCCGCGATTACTTGCTGGTTGCGGCCTGGGGAAAAGAAGAACCCGGGCATTTTTTGCAGGTAGACAGGCAAACCAAAGAGATCGGCCAAATCTCGAAAGGTATAGGGAACCTCGACGGGCTTCAGCAAATAGAGGAGGGAGAGTACTATATTTCTGACTGGGCCTCGGGAAAGATCTACAAAATAAGCCTGGAGGGAACGCTTGAAGAAGTGCTTACCACCGCAAAAAGCTCTGGAGATATCTACTATGACAACAAAGATCAAAAACTTTACGTACCCATGAACCGACAGAACGAAGTCTGGATCTACACCCTGAAATGA
- a CDS encoding acyl-CoA reductase, which yields MTIEQRREKLESLGRFLSQFKRQGIEKNESLPHNDPYFEILKEKIESAVHHNGWFSLENVLFSLEQWSGALTSDNLQKWLSGYDFSEVEPKTVGIIMAGNIPLVGFHDFISVLVSGHRVLVKQSSNDKLLLPVIADYLKAVAPEWQNKIELLPDSTDGASKMTNFDAVIATGSNNTARYFEYYFSGKPSIIRKNRNSVAVLTGNETSEELLALAEDIFRYYGLGCRNVSKLYVPKNYDFNAFFEAVYPWNPIINQAKYANNYDYNKAVYLMSQFKLLENGFLILKEDKSLNSPIATLFYETYEDMDALQQELDSRKEEIQCVVGKHVVENEVSFGQTQHPQLWDYADDVDTLAFLSQKV from the coding sequence ATGACAATCGAGCAGCGTAGAGAAAAGTTGGAAAGCCTGGGACGTTTTTTAAGCCAGTTCAAGAGACAGGGAATTGAGAAAAATGAAAGCCTGCCACACAACGATCCTTATTTTGAAATCCTGAAAGAAAAAATAGAAAGTGCAGTGCACCACAACGGCTGGTTCAGCCTTGAAAATGTGCTTTTTAGCCTTGAGCAATGGAGCGGGGCACTCACTTCTGATAACCTTCAAAAATGGCTTTCGGGCTATGATTTTTCTGAAGTGGAACCAAAAACCGTGGGCATTATTATGGCCGGGAACATCCCGCTGGTAGGTTTTCACGATTTTATTTCGGTGCTGGTGAGTGGCCACAGGGTGCTGGTGAAGCAATCGTCTAACGATAAGCTGCTTTTGCCCGTAATAGCCGATTACCTAAAGGCAGTTGCTCCCGAGTGGCAAAATAAGATCGAACTCCTCCCCGATTCGACTGATGGGGCCTCAAAAATGACAAATTTCGATGCCGTTATTGCTACAGGAAGTAACAATACTGCCCGCTATTTCGAATATTATTTCTCCGGAAAGCCTTCCATCATCAGGAAGAACCGAAATTCGGTAGCTGTACTTACTGGAAATGAGACTTCCGAAGAACTTTTGGCCCTGGCTGAAGATATTTTCAGGTATTATGGCCTGGGCTGCAGAAATGTTTCCAAATTATATGTTCCAAAAAACTATGATTTTAATGCCTTTTTTGAGGCCGTATACCCCTGGAACCCTATTATAAATCAGGCGAAATACGCTAATAACTACGACTATAACAAGGCGGTGTATTTGATGAGCCAGTTTAAATTGCTGGAAAATGGCTTTCTCATTCTCAAAGAAGACAAATCGCTGAATTCCCCCATAGCGACCCTCTTTTATGAAACTTATGAAGATATGGACGCCCTTCAACAGGAGCTTGACAGCAGGAAAGAGGAAATACAGTGTGTGGTTGGGAAGCATGTTGTTGAAAATGAGGTGAGTTTTGGACAAACGCAGCATCCGCAACTCTGGGATTATGCAGATGATGTTGACACCCTTGCTTTTTTAAGCCAAAAAGTCTGA
- a CDS encoding glycosyltransferase family 4 protein, with translation MSQKNLLVIGYVWPEPKSSAAGARMMQLLEFFLAEGYAVTFATTATKTGFMADLSSFGIASEKIELNNKSFDAFISKISPKIVIFDRFMMEEQFGWRVAEVCPEAIRILDTEDLHFLRKARQEAVKAGKELSTSALFTDLTKREVASIYRCDLSLIISEAEAELLSSSFGVPEKLLFYLPFMLKNISEEKKAALRTFEARKDFISIGNFLHEPNRDAVIRLKTVIWPLIRQEMKEAKIHIFGAYIPQQILEFHNEQEGFMVHGRAASAKTEIAKARVLLAPIRFGAGIKGKFTDAMQVGTPAVTTSVGAESMARDLPWNGFISDAPSEFASAAVRLHDNEAVWQETQENGFRILKEIFSEEKHRKRFQNILKTLDSGLQQHRNSNFTGLMLQHHALNSTKYLSKYIEAKNRNRP, from the coding sequence ATGTCTCAAAAGAACCTTTTAGTCATTGGCTACGTTTGGCCCGAACCAAAATCTTCGGCTGCCGGCGCGAGAATGATGCAGCTGCTGGAATTCTTTCTTGCAGAAGGTTATGCTGTAACCTTTGCTACCACGGCCACAAAAACCGGATTTATGGCCGATCTTTCTTCCTTCGGAATTGCTTCGGAAAAGATCGAGCTCAACAACAAGAGCTTCGACGCATTTATTTCAAAAATATCTCCTAAAATTGTCATTTTTGACAGGTTTATGATGGAAGAACAGTTTGGCTGGCGGGTGGCCGAAGTATGCCCTGAAGCCATCAGGATCTTAGATACCGAAGATCTGCACTTTTTGCGCAAGGCAAGGCAGGAGGCTGTAAAAGCCGGAAAAGAACTCTCCACTTCAGCTTTGTTCACCGATCTGACAAAAAGGGAGGTCGCCAGTATCTACAGGTGTGATTTGAGCCTTATTATTTCTGAAGCCGAGGCAGAATTACTCAGCAGCAGCTTTGGTGTTCCTGAAAAGCTTCTGTTCTACCTCCCATTTATGCTGAAGAACATTTCCGAAGAAAAGAAAGCTGCACTCCGTACTTTTGAAGCACGAAAGGACTTTATAAGTATAGGGAATTTTTTACATGAACCTAACCGGGATGCCGTAATTCGTTTAAAAACCGTGATCTGGCCACTCATCAGGCAGGAAATGAAGGAGGCAAAAATCCACATTTTTGGGGCTTATATTCCGCAGCAAATCCTGGAATTCCACAATGAGCAGGAAGGTTTTATGGTACACGGGCGGGCAGCTTCAGCAAAGACAGAAATCGCCAAAGCACGGGTTCTTCTGGCTCCTATCAGGTTTGGGGCGGGTATTAAAGGGAAATTTACCGATGCCATGCAGGTGGGGACGCCTGCGGTAACCACCTCTGTTGGCGCAGAGAGCATGGCCCGAGATCTTCCCTGGAACGGATTTATAAGCGATGCCCCTTCAGAATTTGCCAGTGCGGCTGTAAGGCTTCATGATAACGAAGCTGTTTGGCAGGAAACGCAGGAAAATGGCTTCAGGATCCTGAAGGAGATCTTTTCCGAAGAAAAACACCGGAAAAGATTTCAGAATATACTTAAAACCTTGGACAGCGGACTTCAGCAACACAGAAATTCAAATTTCACCGGACTCATGTTACAGCACCATGCTTTGAACAGCACCAAATACCTGTCAAAATACATAGAGGCGAAAAATAGGAATCGCCCATAA
- a CDS encoding aspartate kinase, with product MKVLKFGGTSVGSAESIRNVKNIIQGQKDRKIVVVSAMSGVTNKLVELYEAARLGKSQQADGLMLELKLKHLQLIEELIVSPEAKRMAENQFLELYEQLEEALQQKPLSEAVIITFGESFLSLIFSHFLEQEGVSNTLLDAKNFMHVSNVENPEVGSVQKLLHHSLQREVTNEVYVTQGFIRIDRNRNINTLKRGGSDYTATIIGAAVNATEVQIWTDIDGFHNNDPRYVAQTSALTHLTFEEAAELAYFGAKILHPQTVSPVKEKGIPIYLKNTFTPDAPGTCISDKYHTEGLKAISAKDGITAIKIKSNRMLMAHGFLRKIFDVFDKHETSIDMITTSEIAISLTIDNTGNLDKILAELDEYGEITVDSNHTIICVVGEGVINDHETFRLFELLNDLPVRMISYGGSSNNISLLVDTQNKVRALQLLHQKLFEEKTLKVT from the coding sequence ATGAAAGTTTTAAAATTTGGAGGTACATCTGTCGGCTCTGCGGAAAGCATTCGCAATGTAAAAAATATTATTCAGGGTCAAAAAGACCGTAAGATCGTGGTGGTCTCAGCCATGTCTGGGGTTACCAATAAGCTCGTGGAGCTCTACGAGGCCGCAAGATTGGGGAAATCTCAACAGGCAGATGGCCTGATGCTGGAATTAAAACTGAAGCACCTTCAGCTTATTGAAGAGCTAATTGTTTCTCCTGAGGCCAAACGTATGGCCGAAAACCAGTTCCTCGAATTGTATGAGCAGCTGGAAGAAGCACTGCAGCAAAAACCTCTTTCAGAAGCCGTCATCATCACCTTTGGAGAATCGTTCCTGAGCCTGATTTTCTCGCATTTCCTAGAGCAGGAAGGCGTTTCTAACACGCTGCTGGACGCGAAGAATTTCATGCATGTTTCAAATGTTGAAAATCCTGAGGTTGGCAGTGTCCAAAAACTCCTTCACCACAGCCTGCAAAGGGAAGTTACCAATGAGGTATACGTAACGCAGGGCTTTATACGGATTGACCGCAACCGAAACATCAACACCCTTAAGCGCGGCGGAAGCGATTATACGGCCACCATCATTGGCGCGGCAGTGAATGCCACCGAAGTGCAGATATGGACCGATATTGACGGCTTCCACAACAACGATCCGCGTTATGTGGCCCAGACTTCGGCGCTTACGCACCTCACTTTTGAAGAAGCTGCCGAGCTGGCCTACTTTGGCGCCAAAATACTTCATCCGCAAACCGTGTCGCCGGTCAAGGAAAAAGGCATTCCTATCTACCTGAAGAACACCTTTACTCCAGATGCTCCCGGAACCTGTATATCAGATAAATACCATACAGAGGGTCTCAAGGCTATTTCGGCAAAAGACGGTATCACGGCTATCAAGATCAAGTCGAACCGCATGCTCATGGCCCATGGTTTTCTTAGAAAGATCTTTGATGTTTTTGACAAACACGAGACTTCTATAGATATGATCACGACCTCAGAGATTGCGATCTCCCTCACTATAGACAATACCGGGAACCTAGATAAAATTCTTGCCGAACTAGATGAATACGGCGAGATCACGGTAGATTCCAACCACACGATTATTTGCGTGGTAGGCGAAGGCGTGATCAATGACCATGAGACCTTCAGGTTGTTTGAGCTGCTTAACGACCTGCCCGTAAGGATGATATCTTACGGTGGCAGCAGCAACAATATTTCGCTGCTGGTAGACACTCAAAATAAAGTAAGGGCACTGCAGCTTTTACACCAAAAACTTTTTGAAGAAAAGACATTGAAAGTAACCTAG